The window CTGCAGCAGAAGTTTGACCACCGGTTCGCTGGAGCCCCGGGGGTTTTCTTCCAGATTATCCAGGGGTACGGGGTTCGGGCTGTCCAGGAAGGCGATAGTGTAGTTCCGGCGTAGGAGATCCAATCCCTGGGCGGTGGCTATACCGCCGGGTGAGGTCGTGCTCAGAGGATCCAGCGCCTGGTTCAGGGTTACATCGTAGCGCGGCACGTAGATTTGCAGAACCGATCCGTCGCTTACCAGGACTTGTTCCTCTGGATCTGTAAAGTCTATCCGTAGGAGGTTGGGTTCTTTGTAGTAGATCTGGCCTTCCATGCGCTCGGATTCTACCTGGAGCACTAAATCAGCAACATAGTCGTTGAGATCGCGGTAATTTGCAGCTACCTGGTCAAAGTACATGGGTGCCGTAATAATGGACTGGGCAGCCAGGGGTGAAAGCAGGACCAGGAGGAGTGCGCTGAGAAATAGTCGGGCCGGGAGGGTTCGTTTCATATTCATGACGTAGGTCTCACTATTCCGAAAAGCGCTAGGCTTGTCAATATATTGCCTCTTTGGTGTATTTACCCTAGGATTGCCGAGAATTAACGAGGAGTAGAACATGGTAAAGATTGTATCACTTGGCGGGTCTATTGTCGCGCCTGACGGGGTGGATGCCGAGTTTGTCCGGTCGTTTGTGGATGAGGTCCGCAGCTACCTGGGGGAGGATGATCGGCGTAGATTGATATTAATCGTCGGCGGGGGGGCTCCTGCACGGAGGTACCAAGAGGCGTACCGTGTGCTGACCGGCGGGGAATGTTCGGAGGACCAGGACTGGGTGGGTATAATGGCAACCCGGTTGAATGCGGAACTTGTGCGCGCCGTGTTTCACCATGAGGGGTTGTGTGATGATCCGGTGGTGACTGATCCCACGGCTCCGGAGGTGAGGTTCAGCGGCAGGGTGTTGGTGGGGGCCGGTTGGAAGCCTGGTTTTTCTACGGATTTTGATGCGGTGAAACTTGCCGAACGCTACAGCGCTGATACGGTTATTAATTTGAGCAATATCGAGCAGGTTTATACTGCCGACCCCCGGATCGATGCTGATGCGGTTCCCCTCAGTTCTATTTCCTGGAAGGATTTTACGGCCTTAGTGGGCGAGGACTGGAAGCCGGGGAGCAATCTGCCCTTTGATCCAGTAGCAACCAAGCAAGCCCGTCAGCTGGGACTGAAGGTGGTCGCTGCAGGGGGGCGAGATCTGGCAAACATTGGGAAGATTCTCCGGGATCAGGAATTTTTCGGTACCAAGATCGGCGGTTAGTATAGAAGAAACCGAGATGGGGTTGGGGGTTAGGACGGTTGACGGTCCCATTCAGCTAAGAGGTTCCGCAGCCGATCTGTCTGAGGTTGCAAAGTTCCCGGGGGAATAATTGAAAAGAGGTTACTGGCTGCCAGGCTTAGGGTGTAGGGGTCCTGAATGGTTCCGAGAAGCTCCAGGGCAGCGTCTGTTTGGCCGGTCCGGGCCAGGGCCAAGGAGGCGTTGAGCAGGCTCTGATCCCGCTGGTTCTCCAGGGTGTTGAGGGTGGCCACCAGCCGGTCCGAGAGCATCTGGCGCTGTTGGGTGGCGGCCTGATCCTGAGAACCGCTTTCCTGGGCGAGGGCTTCTAAGGCCCGGGAGAGGGCGCTCGCTCGAACCGCCCCGGACTGGATACGGGCCAGCAGGGCGGTGGCGGCGTCCGTAATCCCCAGCCGAGAAGCCAGAACAAACAGATCTGCCTTTCCGAAATCGTCCAGAAGCGCTGGGTTCTGCTGCAGCTCTTGGATCAACTGCTCTACATAGTATTGGGCGATCAGCGGGTCGTTGTTTTCCAGGTATAGCCCGGCAATACGCAGGGTGGTGAGGGCTTGGGTCTGCAGGGCCTGAGGCCCGGGGATTTGCCGGGAACGCTGCAGGACCTGCTGGAGAAAAATTTCCGCTGCAAAGGGTTCACCCTGTTCAAAATAGTATTCCGCCAGATAGAGAGAAAGCTCCTGCTGTTCCGTGGTTTGGGTAAAATACTGGATGTATTCTCCCGTCTGCCCGGCATACCCCATGGGAATGAGATCCTGAATGCCCTGACGGACGGTTTCTTGCTGAGCAGGTGTGAGGGTGTCTATAGCAAGCTCCTCCAGGATTGAGTAGGCTTTTTCGGCGTAGCGCAGGGCTTCCTGACTATCCTGCTGCTCCTGGAACCTCAGGGCGATCTGGGCGTATGCCTGGAAGCGATCCGCAGGGTGGGGAATGGCTGATGCCCCTGCTAATGCTTGTTGAAGAAGAACTCCGGCGCGTTGCCCGGACCCGAGCTGCTGGTATTCCCGGGCTGTCCGGGTTAAAAGGCGCACCCTGAGGGTATAGTCCTGAATGAGATATATCCGCTGCACAGCCTGACGCAACAGGGGATATCCAGCTGTGCCGGTGTTAAACAGAGCGTAGATTAGGTCTTCCAGGATCTGTACTTCCCGCCCCTGGGCCTCATCAGGATTGAATAGGGGGAAGACTAGATCTGCAGCCTGTTTCAGCAGGCTGAGGGCTTGCTCCGCTGCCTGATATCCGAGAAAATCACCGCTCAG of the Spirochaeta lutea genome contains:
- a CDS encoding LolA family protein, giving the protein MKRTLPARLFLSALLLVLLSPLAAQSIITAPMYFDQVAANYRDLNDYVADLVLQVESERMEGQIYYKEPNLLRIDFTDPEEQVLVSDGSVLQIYVPRYDVTLNQALDPLSTTSPGGIATAQGLDLLRRNYTIAFLDSPNPVPLDNLEENPRGSSEPVVKLLLQWKNTNEGFREIELSIDSDQMIRRISGLTGDRRRVILTFTNIRTNQNIPDARFRYESPSSSNNFNNFLFGTN
- the pyrH gene encoding UMP kinase, with product MVKIVSLGGSIVAPDGVDAEFVRSFVDEVRSYLGEDDRRRLILIVGGGAPARRYQEAYRVLTGGECSEDQDWVGIMATRLNAELVRAVFHHEGLCDDPVVTDPTAPEVRFSGRVLVGAGWKPGFSTDFDAVKLAERYSADTVINLSNIEQVYTADPRIDADAVPLSSISWKDFTALVGEDWKPGSNLPFDPVATKQARQLGLKVVAAGGRDLANIGKILRDQEFFGTKIGG